From the genome of Anaerolineae bacterium:
CGACTTCCGCGCCCTATGGAGGGTGCTGGGCCGGGTGGAGTTGCAGGACTCGGCCCTCACGGTGGCGCAGCAGGATCGGCGGCTGGACATCGTCAACGGGGACGGGGCCACTCTGGCGATGAAGGTGGATGAGCTCACCTCGTCCAACTGGAAGCCGTACACCCTGGCCGAGCCCGTCGTGCGGGTGCTGCAGCAGGACCGCGGTGCCCGGCTGCGGGCGGGAGAGGCGCTGACCTTCCTCAACCTGCTCCGACCACGCTTGGCCCATGAAGGGGCCCCTGAGGTGCGGCGCCTGGGCCCGGGGTCGGTCCTGGTGCGAAGCGAAGGGAGCCTGGAGTGGACGGGCGTGCGCGTGCCGGATGAGACGACTCCGACTATCGCCACCGATGCCGAGGCCTGGTGGGTGGGGGAGCGGCGCTTCGCCTTTGCCCAGGGCACCCGCCTAGAGTGCGATGGGTTCTCGGTGCGCACCGACCGCCCCGTTTCCCTGGAGCTGAACCTGGAGCGGGGGGAGGCTATGACCGTCGCCGACCACGCCGCCCTGCTGACGCTGACCCTGCCCGGGGTCACGGGGGTGGCAGTGGACGGACAGGAGCGTCCCGTCCGACAAGAAGGAGACCGGCTGACCTTCACCCTGCCCGAAGGCAGGCACACCCTGGCGTTTGTCCTCAACGGGGACACGGCTGTATCCGACTGCCTGCGCAGGGCTCTGGGAGCTATGTGGCAGGAGGCGGCGGTGCCCCGGGCCGGTGGGAGGGAGTCTTCCGCTCGCGAGGCTGATCCGGTGTGGGCCGTTCAGGCCGGAGCGGAGGTGTCTGCCCTGGCGCCGGTCGAGACTGCCGAGGCGGTGCGCCTGCTCGCCGGCGACGAGGAGGGCGGGGTCCGGTTGCTCGCTGCCGACGGTCGGGTGCTCTGGCGAGCTCAGGTGGAGGGGAACGTCACCGCCGTGGGCAGCGCCCGGTTCGGCTCCGAGGGGCCGGCGTTGATCGTGGGCAGCGGCAGGGGTCTGGTCACGGCATTGGACCTGGCGGGGGCCACCCTGTGGCAGTACCGCATCCCCTACTACAAGCGGGACGGCATCGTGCGCGTCCTGCTGCATGGCGACCTGAACGGGGACGGCCGCGAAGAGGTGATCGTGGGGGCGGAGAACTGGCACTACTACGCCCTCGACCATCAGGGCCGCTTCCTGTGGCAGTTCGAGAGCGTGCACGCCTCCACTGCCGGCGCTGTGGCCGACGCGGACGGGGACGGCGCCCTGGAACTAGTGGCGGGGACAGAGTACTACTGGTGGTCCTGCGTCTCGGCCGAGGGCCGACGCAAATGGCAGCACAGCACCGTGTATGGCCCAGGGGCGTCCGCCGTCACCACGGTGGCCGATGGCACCGGGGCCAGGCTGGTGGCTTTCGGCTGCGTGGATGGAACGGTTCAGGTGGTTCGGCCCCCGCTCGAGAGCGGGCCCGACCGGCGAGCCGAAGTAGCCTTCGTGCTGCGCACCGGCGACCGCATCGCCGGGCTGGCGACGCGCGATGGAGGGGGTGACAGGCAGGAGCTGGTGGTGGCCAGCGCCAACAACAGCGTCTATGCCGTCACCGTGGATGGGACCATCCGCTGGCGAACTCGCCTGCCGGAGGCTCCGAGCTACCTGTGGGCGGGCCCGGACGGGGTGACAGTCCTGGCAGACGAGGGCCTGCTGACCGTGCTGGATGGGGACGGGCAGGTCCTGCGCACCGCCAGGCTGGGCGGGCCGGCCCATGTCGCGGCCCTGCTGGAGCCAGAGGGCCTGCTGGTCACCTCCTGCCCGGGCAGCGGTCTCGAGGCCTGGAGGGTGTAGGAGGCCGGCATGGGCTAGCTCTTTACGCCCGCCCTGAGCCAGGGGCCCAGGAGGGCGGCGCTACCGACGGCCGCCAGACACAGCGCTCCCATCAGGAAGAAGGGAAGGCCGCTGTGCAGGTCCACCAGCCAGCCACCCAGCTGGGTGCCGGTGAGCGAGCCGGCGCACCAGGCTACGTGGACCAGGCCGAGGGTGCGGCCGTGCTCCTCTCGGGGGACGATGCCGTGCACCAATCCCGGTATGGTGACGGAGAGCGACCAGGCCGCCCCCGCCCCCAGCATGCCGAAGACGTACAGCCCGGTCAGGCTCTGGCTGAAGGCTCCGGTGAGGAGCGAGAACGCGGCGATCAGGCCGGTGAGCACCACGATGGAGGAGCGCACTCCCCACCGGTCGGCCACTCGGCCCGACAGCAGCTGGCAGGCGGAGGCGAAGAGCAGGCTGATGGTGCCGTAGTAGGCGGCGGCGGAAGGGGTGCCGGCGACGCGGTAGATGAGCAGAGGCATCAGCAGAGTGGCCGTGCCCCAGTAGGCGGTGGGGACGAAGCGAATCACCGCCAGCAACTGCACCGGACGACGCCGGAGCAGGTCGCGATATCCGGTAAGGGTGGCGGCCGCGCTGGGCCTCTCCTCGCGGGCCCCTACGTTGGGTAGGGCCCAGAAGCCCACCAGCAGCGCCACCAAGGCGATCGCTGTCATGCCGGCGCCCAAGACGCCGAAGCCGTAACGGTCCAGCACCGGTGCCGCCAGGTAGTTGCCCAGGGCGCTGCCCAGGGTGAGGCCGAAGAAGACCAGGGCGGTGGCGGTGCCCAAGTGGCGCGCCGGGACCGAGGCCATCATGTAGGACTGCCGGCCGACGGTGAGAGAGCCGAAGGCGAAGCCGATGTAGGTCCAGAATAGGACCAGTGCCGCGGGCGAATGCACCACGAAGCCCAGGCCCACCAGCGGCACGCCGGACAGCCCCACGATCAGGGCGCGCTTGTGGCCCAGAGCGTCGCTCAGGGCGCCCCCGGCCAGGGCCGACACTGCCCCGAAGATGAGCTGCAGCGAGACCAGGGTGGAGGTGAAGTAGGGAGGGCGACGGAGGACGGCCTCGCCGTACACCGGCAGGAGCGTCCTGCCGGGCCCCGAGACCATGTCGCTCAGGAAGATGAGCGCTACCAGGCTGAGGAAGGGAGCTACCCAAGTCTCTCCGGTCGCCCCTCCGGACCGGGCTGCGCGCCTAAGCTTGGAGATCTGCATCACCACCTGCCGGGCGGACGATTGGGCGCCCGAGCCCGGGCGCCTCTGGTTCTATAAGGGCCCCGGGAGGTGGTGTCAAGCTGGGCAGTCGGACCTTAGCGGCAGAGGGGACAGCCGTCCTCCCCTACGTTGTGTATGGCCGATCGCACCCGGGCTTCCAGCTCCTGGGTGAGGCTGGCCAGGTGGTGCTTCTCGATCACGTGCTCTCGGGCCAGCCTCAGCACGTCGGTGTCGGTCTCGGCGCGGGCGGTGTACTCGCAATCCCATCCTACGGTCTGGCAGTGGAAGACTTTGGGCATGTCTCTCTCCCTCGAAAGGCTTCCAGAAGGACCCGACACTTTCCCACTTGCAGCTCTTTTGGCCTGTCACCTGCCGAGCATACCTGTTCACTTACCATTATACGTGGCGGCAGCTTACCTGTCACCTGGCGCAATGGCCAGAATCAGGGGCGCGGCTCTTGGGGCGCTTGTCCGCTCAGGAGGACCCCGGAGCTAGGTCCGGCAGAGCCCGCCCTTGGGCCGGCTGCGAGAGCGGGGCTGTGGTGTCCTGGTAGGCTCAAGTGTCTTGTGGTGAGTGAGCCTCGCCAGGTGCGGCATGCGTATGGGGACAAGGCGCGCGTGGGCGCGCGCACTCCTCGGATGAAGGTGCCTCTAGAGCCCGTCGGGCGGGGTAGGGGTGAGCCTCGCCAGGTGCGGCATGCGTATGGGGACAAGGCGCGCGTGGGCGCGCGCACTCCTCGGATGAAGGTGCCTCTAGAGCCCGTCGGGCGGGGTAGGGGTGAGCCTCGCCAGGTGCGGCATGCGTATGGGGACAAGGCGCGCGTGGGCGCGCGCACTCCTCGGATGAAGGTGCCTCTAGAGCCCGTCGGGCGGGGTAGGAGTGCGCCTCGCCAGGTGCGGCATGCGTATGGGGACAAGGCGCGCGTGGGCGCGCGCACTCCTCGGGGCTCGTTGCACCCCGGATACAGGAGGAGGCACAGCGGCCGAAGAGCGGGGCCCGGCGGCCATCAGGCCAGAGTGGCGATCACCACCGTCAGGGTCACAGCTGCGCCCAAGGTAGACAGAAAGACAGTGCTGGCCACCACCTGGGGGCGGGCCCGGAACTCGGTGGCCAGCAGCACCGCGGTCACGGCCGTGGGAGTGCTGGACTCTACGATGCACACCTGCCGCACTAGACCGGTCAGTCCCATGACCTCCGCCAGCCCGAAGGCCACCAGGGCCATGAGCACCAGTTTGTACACCGCTGCCAGCGACGACAGACGCAGGTCTTCCTGCACCCGGCTGCGGGAGAGCTGCATGCCCAGCATAAGCAGTAACACGGGGACGGCGGCCTGGCCAATGGTCTCCAGCGGGCGCATGACGACCTGTGGCGGCACGTACCCCACCAGACGGAAGGCGACGGCGAGTAGGGTGGCGTAGATCAGGGGAAGCCTGAGCACCCCCCGGACGGACTGGGTCCACGAGCCGCTGCTGCGGGAGGCGATGAAGGCCCCCACGGTGTTCGCCAGGACGGCGGTAGTGACGAAGTAGATGACCGCCAGCCGGAGACCTTCCTCGCCATAGGCAAACAGGATCACGGAGAGGCCAAAGTTGCCCGAGTTCACCATGGTTCCGGCTAAGGTGAAGGCAGGAGCGGTGGCCTGGTCCAGGCGCAGGGCCTGAGCGGTGAGCGCCGTCACCGCTATCATGGCCAGGTGAACGGCGGCCGCGTACCCAGCTATGAGGGTTAGCTGAGAGCTCTCGAGCTCCGAGTTGACCAGCAAGGTGAAGACCAGGGCCGGGCTCAGGGCATAGAGCGCCAGGCGCGATATGGTGGGGATGTGAGGTTTGAGGGTCCGATCCAGGGTGAAGCCCACGCCTATCACGATGAAGGCGGGGACGATGTTGTTGATCAGTACTCGCAGCAGCATGGGCCAGTGGCTAGTGGCTAGGACACAGCGGCACGTAGTAAGCGTGCATCCACTATCCCTGGGCGAGGCTCTCTGTCTTCCGGCTGCTAGCCACTACCCACTATCCCTGCCGTTGCCTGAGTGACCCTCCTCGCGCGGCGGCCCATAGTCGAACATAACCATGTCGCTCAGGTCGTCGCGAGACTGCCAAAGGTCCAGGGCATCGTCGGCCGCCACCTGCACGGCCACGTCCTCACTCTCCAGAAGGTCCTCCAGGATGCGCGCCGCTTCGGGGGCCTCGATCTCGGCCAGGCCGTAGACGGCGGCTACACGCATGTCGTCGCTGGGATCCTCGCCGATGATGCGAAGCAGGTAGGGCACGCTGGCCCCGCTACCGATCTCACTGGCGGCGTAGATGGCGGCCAGGCGAATCTCGTCCACCTCGCTGCTCAGCTCCCGGTGGATGATACCCAGCCAGCGCTCATCCAAGCGGCGCCCCATGGCGAAGATGGCGCTGGCCACCATCTCGTCCTCGTCACTGTCGTAGGCGTCCATCAGGATCTCATCTACGTACGGATCGTCAGCGTAGCCGTAGGACTCGATCGCCCGCCGTCGAACCAGAACATCCTCAGTGTCCGTGTTGATGGCCTCCAGCAGCGCGTCCTCGACCCGTTGCCGCAGGCCGGCCGAGTCCCCTTCGGGCTCGCTGGTGGCCAAGAACGTGCCCAGGGCGGTGGCTGCTTCGGCGCGGACTCCCGCGTCCGGGTCATCCCTCAGCAGGCCCAGCACCTTCTCTGCCAGGCGATTGTCGGAGACCTCCCACAACCCGGCCACGGCGGTCGAGCGCACTTCGGCGATGTCGTCCTCGAGAGTGACCTCGAAGAGAGGCTCGAAGGAGAGCTCCCGACTCTCCTCCGCTAGGCCAGCCAGAGCGGTAATCAGCTGGAAGCGCCTGTCCGCTTCCAGGTCCGACCACACGGTTGCGAACGCATGTACTTCCTCGGCGGTGGCCGCGGACAGCTGGCGGAGATTACTCTCCTTGAGCCAGCCCTCGGCCTGTTGCCGCACGCCTTCTAACGCCTCGGCAAAAGACTCTCTCATGGCACAACTCCCTCTAGGCGGAACAACACTCCAGTATAGGGGCGGCCGCCCGACAGCGGCAAAGATTGAGCCCCGATTGCGCTGATGCTACGCCATTATCTGCCGTTCCTGCACCTCTCATCTCCGTGATCAGCGGGAATCAGCGTTCTATCGGCCTACACCATGAAGGCGCCGCCGTTGACGTTGAGCGTCTCTCCAGTGATGTAGGAGGCGGCCGGCGAGGCCAGGAAGGCGATGGCAGCTGCCACCTCCTCCGCCAGCCCCAGGCGCCCGAGGGGCACCCGCTGGGTAAGCGCCTGGCGGCTCTCGGGTGACAAGGAGACGTTCATGGGGGTGTCTATGGTGCCGGGGGCCACGCAATTGACCCTGATGCCGTCGCGGGCCAGCTGGTTGGCCAGGCACATGGTGAGCCCGATCAGGCCCGCCTTGGAGGCGGCGTAGTTCACCCCGGCCAGGTCCGACTTGGTGCGGCCGGAGATGGAAGACACATTGACGATGACGCCTCCGCCGCGGCGACGCATGATGGGCACCACCTCACGGCAGAGGAGGTAGGGGCCCTTGAGGTTGACCGCCAGTACCCGATCCCAATCGGCCTCGGGGATCTGCTCGATCCCCCCTATCTGGTAGATACCCGCGGAGTTGACCAGAGTGTCCACCCCGCCCCACTGCCGGCACACCGCTTCCACTGTTTCGCGCACCTGGTCCGCCGATGAGACGTCCACCGGGTAGGCCCCGGCCTGGCCGCCCTCGCCGACCAGCTCGGCGGCGGTGGCCTGGGCCCGAGCCAGCGACAGGTCCGCCACTGCCACGGCCGCCCCTCTCCGGCCCAGCTCCAGGCAAACCGCCCGCCCGATGCCACTTCCTCCACCGGTGACCAGGGCCACCCGCCGCTCGAAGTCTCGCATCGTCTATGCCTCCAGCTCCCAGCCCATAGCCCGGATGCGGACCATGGTGGCCTCGTGGATGGCCCGAGAGACCCGAGCCCAGCCCTCCGCGGTCAGGAGGCGCAGGATGTCCGGGCGGAGACCGCGGTAGGTAAGGAACATGAACCGTCGGAAGAGCTCGGCCTCGGCGCTGGGCCAATCCGGGTCGGCTCGGCCCACCAGGTCCGACGCCAGGCGGAACAGGGGCAGCCCGTAATGAATGACGCCGTGGGTGACCCGCAAGGCTTCGGCACCGTAGTTCCGGGCCACTCGGCCCTGCCACATGGGGTCCATCAGCACCCGCTGAGCCTTGTCAGGGGGCAGTGGCGCCAGTTCTCGCCGGTAGACCTCGGCCAGCAGGGCCACGGCGGCATAAGTGCGCCGCCAGGCTTCCCGGAACAGCTCCCGCTCGGCCGGTTCCGGGGAAGATTCGAGGGTGTGCCAGAGGACCTCCTGGTAGACGTCGGCCACCTTGAGCTCGGCTCGCCCGCCGGTGGCGGCTAACAGGGTGACGTCGAAGCCCACTCCTTTGCCGGTGGCCGCCCTCTCTCCGTCGGCGGAGTGCACTGCCAACATGGCCCCGAAGTGGGCCAGGATGGAGGCGCAGGCGTTGGCCTGCTCCTGGAGCCAATCCAGGTCGCCGCGAAAGTCCTCCCGCTTGTTGTACCCCAGGTTCGGCCCCGCCGAGGCCACGCCGCCCTGCTCCAGGCCCATGACGTCGTAGAGGAGCACCAGGTAGAAGAGCAGCTCTCGTGGCGGAGTGGCCAGGGGCGTCTCGTCCAGCGAGAGCTCATAGTCGAAGGGGCGACCGGAGCGCTCGGAGGCGACGTGATCGTAGAGCTCCTTGTGCACGGCGCAGGCGCGCCAGTACAACCGGCCCAGGCGAAGGACCTCGTCCTGGTCGAACTCGTATTCCCGTTCCTGCCCGCCGGGCAGCACATTGGGGATGCGGAAATGGCGGCCGCGGAAAACCTTCAGCAGACGCTCCCGATCTTGAGGCCCGATCTCCGCTGGGAAGCCGAACAGGTG
Proteins encoded in this window:
- a CDS encoding MFS transporter produces the protein MQISKLRRAARSGGATGETWVAPFLSLVALIFLSDMVSGPGRTLLPVYGEAVLRRPPYFTSTLVSLQLIFGAVSALAGGALSDALGHKRALIVGLSGVPLVGLGFVVHSPAALVLFWTYIGFAFGSLTVGRQSYMMASVPARHLGTATALVFFGLTLGSALGNYLAAPVLDRYGFGVLGAGMTAIALVALLVGFWALPNVGAREERPSAAATLTGYRDLLRRRPVQLLAVIRFVPTAYWGTATLLMPLLIYRVAGTPSAAAYYGTISLLFASACQLLSGRVADRWGVRSSIVVLTGLIAAFSLLTGAFSQSLTGLYVFGMLGAGAAWSLSVTIPGLVHGIVPREEHGRTLGLVHVAWCAGSLTGTQLGGWLVDLHSGLPFFLMGALCLAAVGSAALLGPWLRAGVKS
- a CDS encoding DUF1059 domain-containing protein — protein: MPKVFHCQTVGWDCEYTARAETDTDVLRLAREHVIEKHHLASLTQELEARVRSAIHNVGEDGCPLCR
- a CDS encoding AEC family transporter, whose translation is MLLRVLINNIVPAFIVIGVGFTLDRTLKPHIPTISRLALYALSPALVFTLLVNSELESSQLTLIAGYAAAVHLAMIAVTALTAQALRLDQATAPAFTLAGTMVNSGNFGLSVILFAYGEEGLRLAVIYFVTTAVLANTVGAFIASRSSGSWTQSVRGVLRLPLIYATLLAVAFRLVGYVPPQVVMRPLETIGQAAVPVLLLMLGMQLSRSRVQEDLRLSSLAAVYKLVLMALVAFGLAEVMGLTGLVRQVCIVESSTPTAVTAVLLATEFRARPQVVASTVFLSTLGAAVTLTVVIATLA
- a CDS encoding HEAT repeat domain-containing protein, with amino-acid sequence MRESFAEALEGVRQQAEGWLKESNLRQLSAATAEEVHAFATVWSDLEADRRFQLITALAGLAEESRELSFEPLFEVTLEDDIAEVRSTAVAGLWEVSDNRLAEKVLGLLRDDPDAGVRAEAATALGTFLATSEPEGDSAGLRQRVEDALLEAINTDTEDVLVRRRAIESYGYADDPYVDEILMDAYDSDEDEMVASAIFAMGRRLDERWLGIIHRELSSEVDEIRLAAIYAASEIGSGASVPYLLRIIGEDPSDDMRVAAVYGLAEIEAPEAARILEDLLESEDVAVQVAADDALDLWQSRDDLSDMVMFDYGPPREEGHSGNGRDSG
- a CDS encoding SDR family oxidoreductase, which produces MRDFERRVALVTGGGSGIGRAVCLELGRRGAAVAVADLSLARAQATAAELVGEGGQAGAYPVDVSSADQVRETVEAVCRQWGGVDTLVNSAGIYQIGGIEQIPEADWDRVLAVNLKGPYLLCREVVPIMRRRGGGVIVNVSSISGRTKSDLAGVNYAASKAGLIGLTMCLANQLARDGIRVNCVAPGTIDTPMNVSLSPESRQALTQRVPLGRLGLAEEVAAAIAFLASPAASYITGETLNVNGGAFMV